A stretch of DNA from Acidobacteriota bacterium:
CCGCAGATCGCCGCCGACGCCGAGATGCTCCGCTCGGTCTTCAATAATCTTTTCATCAACGCCGTGCAGGCAATGGGGGCAAACGGCGGCAACCTGACGGTCCGCATCGAGCCGGACGCGGAGCCCGGCTTTGTCCGCATCGAGGTCGCCGACACGGGCAACGGCATCCCGGCCGAAAACCTCTCAAAGATATTCGAACCCTATTTTTCGACCAAAGAAACGGGCACCGGACTCGGCCTAGCGATCGCCCACAAAGCGATCGAAGCCCACAACGGAAGAATAGATGTAGACTCAAAAGAAGGTGAAGGAACGACGTTTGTCGTTCTGCTACCGAGCAACGGAAATTAGCCACAGAGGCCACAGAGATCTGTTAATTGATACTCTCTGTGCACTCGGTGGCATACACAAATTATGGCTAGAAAATCCATCCTCGTCGTTGACGACGAGAAGAACCAACGCGAGATTCTTGAGACGATCCTCTCCGGTGAGGGGTATGACGTAACGACGGCGAGTTCCGGCGAGGCGGCAATGAAGTTTGTCGAGTCGCGCCGCTTCGACCTCGTCTTGACGGACCTCAAGATGACCGGAATGTCGGGGCTCGACCTGCTGAAAGAGCTGACGAATTTTGACCGCTCGATCATCGTCATTTTGCTGACGGCTCATGGTTCGGTCGATTCGGCCGTCGATGCGCTGCGTCTCGGTGCGTTCGATTATCTCCAGAAGCCCTACGACAGCGACAAGCTGCTCGACACCGTCTCGCGGGCATTGAACAAGCTTTCGGCACTCGATACTGAGATCGTTTCCGTCTCGCCGGAGATGGACAAGATCAAGAAGCTGATCCTCAAGATCGCCAAGTCGAATTCGACCGTCCTCATCCGCGGCGAAAGCGGTACCGGCAAGGAGCTTATCGCTCGGGCGATGCACATTAACAGCCTCCGGGCGAGCAATACGTTTCAGGCGGTAAACTGCGCCGCAATCAACGAGAATTTGCTCGAATCGGAACTCTTCGGCCATGAGAAGGGCTCGTTCACCGGAGCGGTCGGCGAGAAGAAGGGCCTTTTTGAGATAGCCGATGGCGGCACGCTTTTTCTTGATGAGATCGGCGAGCTCGACATCGCCCTGCAGGCAAAGCTGCTCCGTGCGCTGCAGGAGCGGGAGATACGCCGCGTCGGTGGTGTCAAGGAAATCCCGGTTGATGTCCGCGTGCTCGCCGCGACCAACCGCGACCTGCTGAAAATGACCGAAGAAAAGCGGTTCCGCGAAGATCTTTATTATCGGCTCAATGTGCTCTCGATCGAAATACCGCCGCTCCGCGAGCGCCGCTCGGATATCCCGGTGCTGATGGATTTTTTCATCAAAAAGCACACCCGCGGGACCGACCGCGAGATCAAGATCGAACCCGCGGCAAAGGCGTTGCTCAACGATTACCATTACCCCGGTAATGTCCGCCAGCTTGAATCGGCGATCGAGCGGGCGATCCTGCTCTCTGAGAACGACACCATCACGCTCGACGACCTGCCGCCCGAGATGTCGGCCGGAAGCCGCCCGGCAGAGATCGGCGGCGATTCAAATTTCAAACTCCCGCCCGAAGGCGTCAACTTTGAGGACGTCGAACGGAGCCTGATCGAACAGGCGATGGAGCGAACCGACGGCAACATCACCAAATCCGCCAAGCTCCTCGGCCTCACCTTCCGAACGCTTCAGTATCGCCTCGAGAAGTACGGAGTGAAGAAAGAAGGCGATGAAGAAGCTGTGGAGGAGTGAGGAGTGGGAAGTGACGAGTGACGAGCAGGAAGACGTTCAGATCCGACAACTTTTTTGTTACGTTTTCCGCCGTTTGGTGCTATAAGTTTAACGTTTGAGCGGTGATTCTTGTCACTCGTCGCTCACCACTCGTCACTAAACACTATGGAATGGTTCTCGACACTAACACTCGCTCTCGGATCTGCATGGACCAGCGGGATAAATCTTTACGCGACCGTTTCTGTGCTTGGGCTTTTGCAGCGGCTGGGCGGCGTTAAGCTCCCGGGCGGCCTTGATGTGCTCGATAATTGGTGGATCATCGGCATTGCCGGCGGGCTGTATATCATCGAGTTTTTCGCCGACAAGGTCCCTTATGTCGATAGCGTTTGGGACGTCGTCCATACCTTTATCCGCGTGCCGGCGGGTGCGGTGGTCGCCTATGCTGCGGTTTCCGACATGGACCCTGCAATCGTTATTCCCGCAACGCTAATCGGCGGCGGCTTTGCCTTTGCTTCACATGGGACAAAAGCAGCGGCCCGAATGGGTGCGAACCTCTCGCCCGAGCCGGTCTCAAATACCGTGCTCTCGCTGACTGAGGATGTCATAGCCATTGGCGGCGTTCTCCTTGCCGTCTTTGCCCCGGTCGTCATCGCCGTTGTTCTTGTCGTATTTTCTATAGCGTTCTTTTGGTTCTTTCCAAAGATCTTGCGGGCGATCAAAAAGCTCTGGCGCGGTGTGCGGGCTTTTTTCCGCGGCGAATCTTTATCCGACGTTGCACGCAAGGGCGGGTAGGCTGGCCCGTTCTATTCACATAGTTCGTCTGAACTCGAGGAGGAATAGATATGAAACAGCTCTCTCTGACCGCGATTGTTCTCGCTTCCCTTTTGTTCTCGGCCTGTGGAATGGGTGACGAGGCCGCCGTTTCGCAGTCGCCGGGTACATCTTCCGGCGAATCCGAGTTTCAAAACTCTTCGGCGGCAAACACCGCTCCGGCAAGCGCTCCAGATCAGGCACGAAAGACAGCCGGTGGCGGCGGCACACAACCACTTCAGGAAAACATCCCCGTCGATCAGACATCGAGCTCTCAGCAAACGGCCATCCCGACCGACCGCAAGATAATCCGCAACGCCGAACTTGACCTCGAATCCGAGACGCCCGATGAAGCGCAGACTCGCATCACCACGATCGCCGAGCAGATGGGCGGTTTTGTAGTTGAGTCGAAGCAAAGCTCGACCGATGTCCGCTCCTCTCGCCGCGATACCGTTACGATGACCCTCCGCGTGCCCTCGGCTAAGTTTGGCGAAACGCTAGAGGAGATCCGCAAGGCATCAGGCCGCGTCGTGGTTGAGACCGTAAAGGGACAAGACGTAACCGAAGAATTTATCGATATCGAGGCACGGCTCAAGGCACAGCAGGCACTCGAAGCTCAGTTCACCGAGATAATGAAGCGTGCCAATACGGTCGATGACGCCTTGACCGTTCAGCGGCAACTTGCGGTCGTCCGCGGCGAGATCGAGAGGATCGAGGGCCGGAAGCGTTTTCTCGAAAATCAATCAAGCCTTTCGACGATCAAGCTGCGCATCCGCACTCCGGCTGTCATCTCCGCAGGCGGCCCGGGCTTTTTCTCGCGGCTTACGGATTCGATCAACACAGGGCTCGATACTGCTCTCAGCTTCGTGCTCGGCCTCGTAACGGTCCTCATCGCGGCTCTGCCGTTTCTGATCTTCATCTGCTTGCCCGCTTACCTCATCTTCCGATACCTTTGGAGAAGGGCACGGCGGCGGATGACCGCGGCCCGCATCGTTGAAGAAGAGTTAAAGGACGAATGAACTGGGAAAAGGCATTTCAGGCTTTGGCGGTCTTGCTTGCAGCGGCCGCCATTTATTTTTTCTGGGCCGGCAATAGCGACTGGATGTTCGCCTCGGGTGTGCTCGGATCGGTGGCTTTTTTCCTGAGCGTCCGTTTTCAGGTGAAGGAGCGGAACAAGATGCGCGAAGCCGAACGCGAGGCCGCTGCCACGCAGGAAACCAATGACGGTAGTGAAGGCGAGTGAGACGTCCCGCGGCGTTTCAACGCGTTGAATATTGAGCGCGGGTTCCGCATTTACGTCCCTTCCGCGTCTTTATCATTTATGGCAAAGATCGTCCTCGCAACTTTCGGCTCGCTCGGCGACCTTCACCCGAAGATCGCTCTCGGCATCGAACTAAAACGCCGCGGCCACGACGTTACCATCGCCGCGATGGAATTTTACCGCGAAAAGATCGGCCAGATCGGGCTCGGCTTTCACCCGATGGCACCGCACCTTGACCCGAACGACGACTCGCTGGCAAAGGACGTGATGGACAACGACACGGGGTCGGAGACCATACTGCGGGAGATCATAATGCCGAGCCTGCCGGCGATGTACGACGACCTGGTCGCGGCGACCGCCGGTGCGGACCTCGTCGTTTCGGGCGAGATAACTTACGCCATCAAGTCGCTGGTTGAGACGACCGAGATAAAGTGGGTCTCGACCACGCTTTCGCCGATCGCTTTCTTTTCAAATTACGACCCGCCGGTTCCGCCGCCGGCACCGTGGTTTGAGAATCTGCGATTTCTCGGGCCCGCATTTCACCGCCTTGTTTTCTCTTTTGCCAAGCGGCAAACGCATGCTTGGCTCGCCGACTATCGCAAATTTCGCCGCAGCCTCGGCCTCAGCGAAGACCACGACCCGATCTTTGCGGGCAAGTTCTCTCAAGACGCTCACCTCGCGATGTTCTCGCGTGTGCTTGGCGAGCCGCAGCCCGATTGGCCGCCGCATACATTGCAGACCGGCTTTTGCTTTTACGACGGACAGGCCGATAGCGGCAAGATGCCCGAAGGCCTCGAGGACTTTCTCAATTCCGGCGAACCGCCGATCGTATTCACGCTTGGCTCGGCCGCTGTAATGGAC
This window harbors:
- a CDS encoding sigma-54-dependent Fis family transcriptional regulator encodes the protein MARKSILVVDDEKNQREILETILSGEGYDVTTASSGEAAMKFVESRRFDLVLTDLKMTGMSGLDLLKELTNFDRSIIVILLTAHGSVDSAVDALRLGAFDYLQKPYDSDKLLDTVSRALNKLSALDTEIVSVSPEMDKIKKLILKIAKSNSTVLIRGESGTGKELIARAMHINSLRASNTFQAVNCAAINENLLESELFGHEKGSFTGAVGEKKGLFEIADGGTLFLDEIGELDIALQAKLLRALQEREIRRVGGVKEIPVDVRVLAATNRDLLKMTEEKRFREDLYYRLNVLSIEIPPLRERRSDIPVLMDFFIKKHTRGTDREIKIEPAAKALLNDYHYPGNVRQLESAIERAILLSENDTITLDDLPPEMSAGSRPAEIGGDSNFKLPPEGVNFEDVERSLIEQAMERTDGNITKSAKLLGLTFRTLQYRLEKYGVKKEGDEEAVEE
- a CDS encoding DUF4126 domain-containing protein, with the translated sequence MEWFSTLTLALGSAWTSGINLYATVSVLGLLQRLGGVKLPGGLDVLDNWWIIGIAGGLYIIEFFADKVPYVDSVWDVVHTFIRVPAGAVVAYAAVSDMDPAIVIPATLIGGGFAFASHGTKAAARMGANLSPEPVSNTVLSLTEDVIAIGGVLLAVFAPVVIAVVLVVFSIAFFWFFPKILRAIKKLWRGVRAFFRGESLSDVARKGG
- a CDS encoding DUF4349 domain-containing protein; translation: MKQLSLTAIVLASLLFSACGMGDEAAVSQSPGTSSGESEFQNSSAANTAPASAPDQARKTAGGGGTQPLQENIPVDQTSSSQQTAIPTDRKIIRNAELDLESETPDEAQTRITTIAEQMGGFVVESKQSSTDVRSSRRDTVTMTLRVPSAKFGETLEEIRKASGRVVVETVKGQDVTEEFIDIEARLKAQQALEAQFTEIMKRANTVDDALTVQRQLAVVRGEIERIEGRKRFLENQSSLSTIKLRIRTPAVISAGGPGFFSRLTDSINTGLDTALSFVLGLVTVLIAALPFLIFICLPAYLIFRYLWRRARRRMTAARIVEEELKDE
- a CDS encoding glycosyltransferase family 1 protein, which encodes MAKIVLATFGSLGDLHPKIALGIELKRRGHDVTIAAMEFYREKIGQIGLGFHPMAPHLDPNDDSLAKDVMDNDTGSETILREIIMPSLPAMYDDLVAATAGADLVVSGEITYAIKSLVETTEIKWVSTTLSPIAFFSNYDPPVPPPAPWFENLRFLGPAFHRLVFSFAKRQTHAWLADYRKFRRSLGLSEDHDPIFAGKFSQDAHLAMFSRVLGEPQPDWPPHTLQTGFCFYDGQADSGKMPEGLEDFLNSGEPPIVFTLGSAAVMDPGEFFNESIKAAKKLKRRAVMLYGIFNEPPDGLSDDVVGFDYAPYSRIFPRAACVVHQGGVGTTGQVLRAGVPHLIMPYGHDQPDNAARCRRAGVAEIVRRGNYNADTAAIAIDRILDDASYRTKARELAAVVVMEDGTAAACDRIEKVLNSAS